One window from the genome of Gammaproteobacteria bacterium encodes:
- a CDS encoding GIY-YIG nuclease family protein, translating to MSYTVYVLYSAAYDKIYVGYTSDLAQRLRSHNELSHKGWTVRYRPWELIYREEFATKSTAMRRERELKSSRGRDFIWRLIRERAEK from the coding sequence ATTCCGCGGCTTATGATAAGATTTATGTTGGGTATACATCCGATCTGGCTCAACGCTTACGTTCGCACAACGAACTGTCGCATAAGGGGTGGACGGTGCGCTATCGTCCATGGGAGTTGATTTATCGGGAGGAGTTCGCAACAAAGTCCACAGCGATGCGCCGCGAGCGTGAATTAAAGAGCAGCCGTGGCCGGGATTTTATTTGGCGCCTGATTCGTGAGCGTGCCGAGAAGTGA